A part of Candidatus Woesearchaeota archaeon genomic DNA contains:
- a CDS encoding mRNA surveillance protein pelota, with product MKIINKNLSKGFVKIQITNRDDLWYLSQLISPGDIISGKTIRKIKLGESGDRKIAIIKKSVYIKINVEKLEYTAESLRVLGPIIEGPEDIAKGSYHSFNLEENSCISIQKQRWYTYQIKKLQEASEPILPKILICVMDREEAYFAISEQSGYKLLSSVEGDVEKKDKRAVEKNTFYQDIINNINEYVSRYKIEKVLLASPAFWKDEVIKLISDPELRKRITLVTCSAAKETTINEVLKRPETQQVLRQDRVAKEIIIVEELLKEISIDGKSAYGLIEVKNASDLGAIRELLITDKFIQKARLDNVYNEIDKILKLIDKSQGNINIISSTHDGGKKLDGLGGIAAILRYRLNY from the coding sequence ATGAAAATTATCAATAAAAATCTGAGCAAAGGCTTTGTAAAGATACAAATTACGAACCGCGATGATTTATGGTATTTAAGCCAATTAATTTCTCCGGGGGATATTATCAGTGGCAAAACCATCAGAAAAATCAAATTAGGAGAATCAGGCGATAGAAAAATAGCCATTATTAAAAAATCGGTTTATATCAAGATTAACGTTGAAAAATTAGAGTACACTGCTGAATCTTTAAGAGTGCTAGGACCAATTATTGAAGGCCCTGAAGATATAGCAAAAGGAAGTTACCACTCATTTAATCTTGAAGAAAATTCCTGTATAAGTATCCAAAAACAAAGATGGTACACTTACCAAATCAAAAAGTTACAAGAAGCATCTGAACCAATACTGCCAAAAATTTTAATATGTGTTATGGATAGAGAAGAAGCATATTTCGCAATTTCTGAACAATCAGGTTACAAATTATTATCATCAGTTGAGGGAGATGTAGAAAAAAAAGATAAAAGAGCAGTTGAAAAAAACACTTTTTATCAAGACATTATTAATAATATTAATGAATATGTTTCAAGATACAAAATTGAAAAAGTTCTTTTAGCCAGCCCTGCTTTTTGGAAGGATGAAGTAATTAAATTAATATCAGATCCGGAATTAAGAAAAAGAATTACACTTGTAACCTGTTCAGCTGCAAAGGAAACAACAATAAATGAAGTACTGAAAAGGCCTGAAACTCAACAGGTGCTTAGACAGGACAGAGTGGCTAAAGAAATTATTATTGTTGAAGAATTATTAAAAGAAATATCTATCGACGGCAAATCAGCTTATGGATTGATAGAAGTAAAAAATGCATCCGATTTAGGGGCAATACGAGAATTATTGATAACGGATAAATTCATCCAAAAAGCCAGATTAGATAACGTCTATAACGAAATTGATAAAATTCTAAAACTAATTGATAAAAGCCAAGGTAATATAAACATCATATCATCTACACATGATGGCGGTAAAAAATTAGACGGCCTTGGGGGTATAGCTGCAATTCTAAGATATAGATTAAACTATTAA
- a CDS encoding TrmB family transcriptional regulator — translation MIVKEEFLNNLRRYFALNLYEAKVWAALLSRGVSTAGELSDIANVPRSRSYDILESLEKKGFVVMKLGKPIKYLAVSPPEVINRVKKNMKNEADEKIKRLDNLKDTELLEELNTLHNQGIEVIEPSDFAGSLKGRRNLYDHLEESIRKAENKVNIMTTSQGLIRKIESLKQAFQELKNKGVNIRIAAPLDNESRKLIQEELKGLAEIKEIQDINARFCTVDGKEVTFMVLDDKDVHPNYDIGIWSHSKYFASALDCLFDIAWKR, via the coding sequence ATGATAGTTAAAGAAGAATTTTTAAATAATCTTAGACGATATTTTGCGCTTAATCTTTATGAGGCAAAAGTTTGGGCAGCTCTCCTTTCAAGAGGAGTCTCAACTGCAGGTGAACTTTCTGATATTGCCAATGTACCAAGATCTAGATCTTATGACATTTTGGAATCACTTGAAAAAAAAGGTTTCGTTGTAATGAAATTAGGCAAGCCGATTAAATATTTAGCAGTTTCACCCCCCGAAGTAATTAATCGCGTTAAAAAAAATATGAAAAATGAAGCGGATGAAAAAATAAAAAGACTTGACAACCTAAAAGATACAGAGTTATTAGAAGAACTTAACACTCTGCATAATCAAGGTATTGAAGTGATAGAACCCAGCGATTTTGCAGGTTCACTAAAGGGCCGAAGAAACTTATATGATCATTTAGAAGAATCAATCAGGAAAGCTGAAAATAAGGTTAATATAATGACCACTTCTCAGGGCCTTATTAGAAAAATTGAAAGCCTTAAACAAGCTTTTCAAGAATTAAAAAATAAAGGAGTCAATATAAGAATTGCTGCGCCTTTAGACAATGAATCTAGAAAATTAATACAGGAAGAATTAAAAGGATTAGCCGAGATTAAAGAAATACAAGACATAAATGCAAGATTCTGCACAGTTGATGGCAAAGAAGTAACCTTTATGGTATTAGACGATAAAGACGTACATCCTAATTATGATATAGGAATCTGGAGCCATAGTAAATATTTTGCAAGTGCGCTAGACTGTTTATTTGATATTGCTTGGAAACGATAA
- a CDS encoding peptidylprolyl isomerase — translation MELNNCFDDYKKKKFKLKYGRIIFLLLLVVSVVLVSKNYTGAVVYDNTGLAASFGDHKITLEELNQKYDPLSDYYQALNITKEDVLNRMIEEFLLIDAAHAAKFVVTEDELIKVLQTIKDELAMNDSEFGNYLIEQGLKLEQFLVSLKNKLLIDSFLEKTLFSNFSISELDLKDYYDTNFKFFVQPERVKAKHILIVPEDGKEDEALARITELQERVEAGEDFTELARKYSEEPNAVNGGELGIFGRYGMDENFTKVAFSTPVGQVSGPVLTKFGYHIILVEDKFPEEVARFDEIKEQLKSAIEGEKRNQIFLIYITQLKAQSNVEIYLEE, via the coding sequence ATGGAATTAAATAATTGCTTTGATGATTATAAAAAAAAGAAATTTAAATTAAAGTATGGCCGTATTATTTTTTTGCTTTTATTAGTTGTAAGTGTTGTGCTTGTTTCAAAAAATTATACTGGCGCAGTTGTATATGATAATACTGGTCTTGCAGCAAGTTTTGGAGACCATAAAATCACTTTGGAAGAATTAAACCAAAAATATGATCCTTTATCTGATTATTATCAAGCATTAAATATCACTAAGGAAGATGTACTTAATAGAATGATAGAAGAATTTTTATTGATTGATGCTGCGCATGCAGCGAAGTTTGTTGTAACGGAAGATGAATTAATTAAAGTATTACAGACGATTAAAGATGAGCTGGCTATGAATGATTCTGAGTTTGGGAATTACTTAATTGAACAGGGTCTTAAATTAGAACAATTTTTAGTCTCTTTAAAAAATAAACTTTTAATTGACTCTTTCTTAGAAAAAACTTTGTTTAGTAACTTTTCAATTTCAGAGTTAGATTTAAAAGATTATTATGATACTAACTTTAAATTTTTTGTTCAACCTGAAAGAGTTAAAGCAAAGCATATTTTAATAGTTCCTGAAGATGGAAAAGAAGATGAAGCTCTTGCTCGCATTACAGAATTGCAAGAAAGAGTTGAAGCTGGTGAAGATTTTACTGAACTGGCTAGGAAATATTCTGAAGAACCCAACGCTGTTAATGGCGGAGAGTTAGGTATATTTGGCAGATACGGTATGGATGAAAACTTTACAAAAGTTGCTTTTTCAACACCTGTCGGGCAAGTTTCTGGACCAGTATTAACTAAATTTGGTTATCATATTATACTTGTAGAAGATAAATTTCCAGAAGAAGTTGCGAGGTTTGATGAAATTAAAGAGCAACTTAAGTCTGCTATTGAAGGTGAGAAACGCAATCAGATATTTTTAATTTATATAACTCAATTAAAAGCTCAATCGAATGTTGAAATTTATTTGGAAGAATAA
- a CDS encoding ATP-binding protein — MTYDIVIGRKKSDIEKYGKKGTIFFARQFVQMGQITSLANNLYFDVSKSHVVFVCGKRGGGKSYTMGVIAEGIANLEPEIAKNLSAIFLDTMGIYWTMKYPNHKDDTLLKEWGLEGKSLNVQIFTPVGYFKEYKERGIPTDYPYSIKPNELSAQDWMMSFRLDATNPVSVLIEAAIEEIKKNKKEYDIEDILKQLKSDQNSEPHFIQAAVNHFKSAISWGVFSKDGTPFKDLVMGGKITVIDVSCYATIPNGWEIKSLVIGLIAQKLFIDRMVSRKNEEFRAIQSAEHYFRQVETYEQKPLVWLIIDEAHEFLPNLGKTSATDSLVTILREGRQPGISLILATQQPGKIHTDVMTQSDIIISHRITARIDIDALSMLTQSYMREDLGKQFAALPRLVGSAVILDDQNERIYQVKIRPRFTWHGGEAPSALIDITPGNIDLKNKENLENIF, encoded by the coding sequence ATGACTTATGATATAGTTATTGGAAGAAAGAAATCAGATATTGAAAAATATGGAAAAAAGGGCACGATTTTTTTTGCAAGACAATTTGTACAAATGGGACAAATAACTTCATTGGCAAATAACCTTTATTTTGATGTATCTAAATCCCATGTGGTATTTGTTTGTGGAAAAAGAGGGGGAGGAAAATCCTATACAATGGGAGTCATAGCTGAAGGCATTGCAAACCTTGAACCTGAAATTGCCAAAAATCTTAGCGCAATATTCCTGGATACAATGGGCATTTACTGGACAATGAAATATCCCAATCATAAAGATGACACGTTATTAAAAGAATGGGGACTTGAAGGTAAAAGTTTAAACGTACAAATATTTACTCCTGTTGGATACTTCAAAGAATATAAAGAAAGAGGGATCCCTACAGATTATCCTTATTCAATAAAACCTAACGAACTTTCTGCGCAAGATTGGATGATGAGTTTTAGATTAGATGCAACCAACCCTGTATCAGTTTTGATAGAAGCGGCTATTGAAGAAATTAAAAAAAATAAAAAAGAATATGATATTGAGGACATATTAAAACAACTCAAATCTGATCAAAATTCTGAACCGCATTTTATACAAGCAGCTGTTAACCATTTTAAAAGCGCAATATCCTGGGGTGTATTTAGTAAAGATGGTACACCATTCAAAGATTTAGTAATGGGCGGCAAAATTACAGTAATTGATGTAAGTTGTTATGCAACGATCCCTAATGGCTGGGAAATTAAATCTTTAGTTATTGGGCTAATTGCGCAAAAACTGTTCATTGACAGGATGGTCTCTAGAAAAAATGAAGAATTTCGCGCGATTCAGAGCGCTGAACATTATTTTAGGCAAGTAGAAACATATGAACAAAAACCACTAGTGTGGCTAATCATTGACGAAGCTCATGAATTCTTACCTAACCTTGGCAAAACAAGCGCAACTGATTCGCTTGTTACTATACTAAGAGAAGGAAGACAGCCCGGTATTTCTTTAATCCTCGCAACACAGCAGCCCGGAAAGATCCATACTGATGTGATGACTCAATCAGACATAATAATCAGTCACAGGATTACGGCAAGAATAGATATAGATGCGCTTAGTATGTTAACTCAGTCATATATGCGTGAAGACCTTGGAAAGCAATTTGCAGCTTTACCAAGATTGGTGGGTTCAGCTGTTATACTAGATGACCAAAATGAAAGAATTTATCAAGTAAAAATTAGACCAAGGTTTACATGGCACGGCGGCGAAGCACCATCTGCGTTAATAGACATAACCCCTGGCAACATAGACCTAAAAAATAAAGAAAATCTAGAAAACATATTTTAA
- the metK gene encoding methionine adenosyltransferase: MQGNYLFSSESVTEGHPDKICDKVSDAVLDAALLQDPNSRVACETATTTDYILLMGEITTNAILNYEKIVRDTIKGIGYVHDDIGFNAETCKVDVKVHAQSPDISQGVTEGQGLFKEQGAGDQGLMFGYAVNETPELMPLPISLAHKLTQYLTRARKTGEIIYLRPDGKSQVTVEYEDNKPKRVVSVTIATQHEERPYEEIKRDVLEKIIKPVCGKYIDENTEFYINATGKFVIGGPNGDAGLTGRKIIVDTYGGMGRHGGGAFSGKDPSKVDRSAAYYCRYVAKNIVASGLADRCEIHVAYTIGVAKPHNITVYSFGTGKLSDKYLSKVVETVFDFRPAAIIKELDLKKPWYKETAAYGHFGRNEFPWEQLNKVEELKYAAKTFFN; the protein is encoded by the coding sequence ATGCAAGGAAATTATTTATTTAGTTCTGAAAGCGTGACTGAAGGCCATCCTGATAAAATTTGTGATAAAGTGTCAGATGCTGTATTAGACGCAGCACTTTTGCAGGATCCAAACAGCAGAGTAGCTTGTGAAACTGCAACAACAACGGATTATATTCTTTTAATGGGCGAAATTACGACTAATGCTATACTTAATTATGAGAAAATTGTAAGGGACACAATTAAAGGGATAGGTTATGTGCATGATGATATAGGATTTAATGCTGAAACATGTAAAGTTGACGTAAAAGTTCATGCGCAAAGTCCTGACATTTCGCAAGGAGTCACTGAAGGCCAAGGCTTGTTTAAGGAACAGGGCGCAGGTGATCAGGGTTTGATGTTTGGTTATGCTGTAAATGAAACTCCGGAGTTAATGCCTCTTCCAATTTCATTGGCGCATAAGTTAACACAATATTTGACAAGGGCAAGAAAAACAGGTGAAATTATATATTTACGTCCAGATGGGAAAAGTCAAGTTACGGTTGAATATGAGGATAATAAACCTAAGCGGGTTGTATCTGTAACAATTGCAACTCAACATGAAGAAAGACCATATGAGGAAATTAAGCGTGATGTTTTAGAAAAAATTATAAAACCCGTGTGCGGTAAATATATTGATGAGAATACTGAATTTTATATTAATGCGACAGGTAAATTTGTGATTGGAGGACCGAATGGTGACGCAGGGTTAACTGGCAGAAAAATTATTGTTGATACTTATGGGGGCATGGGGAGACATGGAGGCGGAGCATTTTCTGGTAAAGATCCTAGTAAAGTTGATAGGAGCGCGGCATATTATTGCAGGTATGTTGCAAAAAATATTGTTGCATCTGGTTTAGCTGATAGGTGCGAAATTCATGTTGCTTATACTATCGGAGTTGCAAAACCGCATAATATTACGGTGTATAGTTTTGGCACGGGAAAGCTTTCTGATAAGTATTTAAGTAAGGTGGTTGAAACGGTTTTTGATTTTAGGCCTGCTGCGATTATTAAAGAGCTTGACTTGAAAAAGCCATGGTATAAGGAAACTGCGGCATATGGTCATTTTGGAAGGAATGAGTTTCCTTGGGAACAATTAAATAAAGTTGAAGAATTAAAATATGCTGCAAAAACTTTTTTTAACTAA
- a CDS encoding methylenetetrahydrofolate reductase, whose protein sequence is MTLLDILRKNEFTLSVELAPPNGGFDICKLKETVAAFNQLGVDFYSMTMGAAGNRLKKGTISLAHKVQDWTGKNCIVHLTCLGYDKERIEEEVVNMHHLELENILALRGDLSMEKKKEGAVVEDYLIDYRYATDLIAHLTKLNNFCIGGAAYPEGYGVDKNISTAVLRLKQKQDAGAKFAITQMLFDAEIYFIFVEKCRDAGISIPIIPGVWMIKSYDNCLTAEKEPFYVTVPDNLQNLFKSVTKEEGKQIGLDHTFKLCHELKEKGAPGVQLYLLGADNYSLDLLRRLKR, encoded by the coding sequence ATGACGCTGCTTGATATATTAAGAAAAAATGAGTTTACCCTGTCAGTTGAACTTGCGCCTCCGAACGGAGGATTTGATATATGCAAATTAAAAGAGACTGTTGCAGCATTTAATCAGTTGGGTGTAGATTTTTATAGCATGACGATGGGGGCAGCTGGCAACAGACTGAAAAAAGGCACTATTTCATTGGCGCATAAAGTCCAAGATTGGACTGGTAAAAATTGTATAGTGCATTTAACCTGTTTGGGGTATGATAAAGAAAGGATCGAAGAAGAAGTTGTTAATATGCATCATCTTGAACTTGAGAATATTCTTGCATTAAGGGGTGATTTGTCAATGGAGAAAAAAAAAGAAGGCGCAGTCGTAGAGGATTATTTAATTGATTATAGATATGCAACAGATTTGATTGCGCATTTGACGAAATTGAATAATTTTTGCATTGGTGGCGCGGCATATCCGGAAGGTTATGGCGTTGATAAAAATATTTCTACAGCAGTTTTAAGGCTAAAGCAGAAACAGGATGCGGGCGCAAAGTTTGCAATAACCCAAATGCTTTTTGATGCTGAAATTTATTTTATATTTGTAGAAAAATGCAGAGATGCCGGTATTTCAATCCCCATAATTCCTGGTGTGTGGATGATTAAGTCGTATGATAATTGTCTAACTGCTGAAAAAGAACCATTTTATGTAACTGTACCGGACAATCTTCAAAATTTATTTAAAAGCGTTACAAAAGAAGAAGGTAAACAGATAGGTTTAGACCATACTTTTAAATTATGTCATGAATTAAAAGAAAAAGGGGCTCCGGGTGTGCAACTTTATTTGTTAGGCGCTGATAATTATAGTTTAGATTTATTGAGAAGATTAAAAAGGTGA
- a CDS encoding CBS domain-containing protein: MQNISEIKRLRKSLNLTQKELANKAQVSQSLIAKIEADKIDPTYSKTMQIFNALNNIIIKEKIQIKDIMQKEIISIKPETLILETIQIMKNYQISQMPIVSNHPIGLITESILLEKLSTINTDKLSKIKVREIMDECPPIISPECPIELVTNLLKHYPMILIKDKEKLSGLITKADILNAFSKK; the protein is encoded by the coding sequence ATGCAAAATATATCCGAAATTAAAAGATTAAGAAAAAGTTTAAACTTAACACAAAAAGAGCTAGCCAATAAAGCTCAAGTTTCTCAATCATTGATAGCAAAAATTGAAGCGGACAAAATTGATCCAACATATTCTAAAACTATGCAAATATTTAACGCGCTTAATAACATTATCATCAAAGAAAAAATCCAAATTAAAGATATAATGCAAAAAGAAATTATTTCAATTAAGCCTGAAACTCTAATATTAGAAACTATCCAAATTATGAAGAACTATCAAATATCTCAGATGCCTATAGTAAGTAATCACCCAATTGGACTTATAACTGAAAGCATACTCCTTGAAAAATTATCAACAATTAACACTGACAAACTAAGTAAAATCAAAGTTAGAGAAATTATGGACGAATGCCCTCCTATAATAAGCCCTGAATGCCCAATTGAATTAGTTACAAATTTATTAAAACATTATCCAATGATATTAATAAAAGACAAAGAAAAATTATCCGGTCTGATTACAAAAGCAGACATATTAAACGCTTTTTCAAAAAAATAA